In the genome of Phlebotomus papatasi isolate M1 chromosome 2, Ppap_2.1, whole genome shotgun sequence, one region contains:
- the LOC129804942 gene encoding AP-3 complex subunit sigma-2, translating to MIKAILVFNNHGKPRLSKFYQYFSEDMQQQIIKETFQLVSKRDDNVCNFLEGGSLIGGSDYKLIYRHYATLYFVFCVDSSESELGILDLIQVFVETLDKCFENVCELDLIFHADAVHHILSELVMGGMVLQTNMADILARIEDQNKLVKQEAGISAAPARAVSAVKSMNIPQQIKDMKLPDLPQAIKDLKF from the exons ATGATAAAGGCAATTCTAGTGTTTAACAATCATGGAAAACCCAGACTGTCGAAATTCTATCAATATTTT AGCGAAGATATGCAGCAACAGATTATCAAGGAGACATTCCAGCTGGTGTCAAAACGAGATGACAATGTGTGCAATTTCCTGGAAGGTGGAAG CCTAATTGGTGGATCGGACTACAAATTGATCTATAGGCACTATGCTACTCTCTACTTTGTCTTCTGTGTGGATTCGTCGGAGAGTGAGCTGGGGATTCTCGATTTAATCCAGGTTTTCGTGGAGACTCTCGACAAATGCTTCGAGAATGTCTGTGAGCTAGATCTGATTTTCCATGCTGATGCCGTCCATCACATCCTGTCGGAACTGGTGATGGGTGGAATGGTGCTGCAGACAAATATGGCAGATATCCTGGCCAGAATAGAGGATCAAAATAAACTGGTGAAGCAGGAGGCGGGAATATCAGCAGCCCCTGCCAGAGCCGTGAGTGCAGTGAAGAGCATGAACATTCCGCAGCAGATAAAAGACATGAAATTGCCAGATCTGCCTCAAGCGATCAAAGATCTGAAATTCTGA